A segment of the Streptomyces sp. NBC_00376 genome:
GTCCGCGGTCAGGCCGTGGGACCGCTGGAACGCAGCCGTCGCGTTCCGGGTGGCCGGACCGAACGCACCGTCCACCACGATGCGGTTCCCGTACCCGGCGAGCTGCGCCTGGGCGGCCTTCACCGCGGATCCGTTCGCGCCCTGGCCAACAGTGCGGACCAGCTTGTTCCAGGTGTTCGGGCCGATGATGCCGTCCGCGGTCAGGCCATGGGACCGCTGGAACGCGGCGGCGGCGTTCTGGGTGTTCGGGCCGTAGATCCCGTCGGCGGTGACGGACTGGCCGGCCGCGGCCAGCAGGTGCTGGGCGGTCGTGACGTTCACGCCCCGCGCCCCGCTCTTCAGCAGCGGCCAGACAGCCGCGGCCGGAGCAGGCGGCGTCGTTGTACCCGTTCCCGGAGGGGTGGGGGACTGGCCGGGGGCGAGGTGGGCGAGGCCGCGGAGCTGGGTCAGCGTGCCCTTGTAGACGTTGATGTCGGCTTTGCCTCGCAGGCCGGGTACCGTCCCGTTCTCGGTGTACTGCCAGATCGACCAGTACCTGCCGCCGACCGGAGCGGGCTCACGCGTTCCGCTCTCGTAGCGGGGCTGCCACAGCGGGCTGTTGGCCAGGGCGCCGGTGTTGCCGCGCAGACAGGTGTCGGCGAAGTCCTTCGAGGTGTAGACGATGGGGTTCACCCCGAACGCCTGACGGGCCTTGGTGAGGAATGCGGCGACCTGGGTGTTGTTCACCCCGGCCGGGCACCGGCCGCGGATCTTCTCCAGGTCGACCACCGGCGGCAGCTGCCCGGCACGCTTGCCGTCGTAGCCGGCGGCCCGGGCCGTACGGACGAAGTGATCGGCCTGGGCGGCGCCGGAACCGGAGTCGTAGAAGTGGTACGGCGCGACCATCAGCCCGGCCCGCGACGCCCCCGCGAAGTCACCGGCGAACATCGGGTCGCGGTAACCGGCGCCCTGCGTCGCCTTCTGGAACACGAACGAGTACCCCGCCCTCACGGACGCCGACCACTGGATCGGGTGGGAGTTGTGATGGCTCGTGTCGAACCCCTTCACCCCGTACGCGGCCGGGCTGTTCGCCTGCGCCTCCTCGTTCCCGGAGAAGCTGATCAGGCCAAATCCAGCGGCCGCGACCGCCACCATGGCACCCGCCTGAAGACCCGTCTTCTTGCTGATGATGCGCACGACTTCACCCCTCGTCAGACCCACCGGCACACACCCGGCAGGCAGTTTGCGCCGCGCCTTTGCGGCGTCGACGAGATGAAGATTCGGGGTACCGCCGTCCCACCGGTAGCCTGATCGCCATTCCAGCCGTACCGCGCCGTCCCGGCCGTTCCACAAGGCCCCTGACCTGCGAAAAGAAACGGCTCTGGAACACGACGATCATCGGTACAGGGGGGAAGACCCGTGCGACCCGAACAAGGCGACATGCCACCCGCGCAGCCACTGCCAGAAGTCACCGCACTGCTCCAGGCACTGCGACAGATCAAGGCATCCAAGAACCT
Coding sequences within it:
- a CDS encoding GH25 family lysozyme yields the protein MRIISKKTGLQAGAMVAVAAAGFGLISFSGNEEAQANSPAAYGVKGFDTSHHNSHPIQWSASVRAGYSFVFQKATQGAGYRDPMFAGDFAGASRAGLMVAPYHFYDSGSGAAQADHFVRTARAAGYDGKRAGQLPPVVDLEKIRGRCPAGVNNTQVAAFLTKARQAFGVNPIVYTSKDFADTCLRGNTGALANSPLWQPRYESGTREPAPVGGRYWSIWQYTENGTVPGLRGKADINVYKGTLTQLRGLAHLAPGQSPTPPGTGTTTPPAPAAAVWPLLKSGARGVNVTTAQHLLAAAGQSVTADGIYGPNTQNAAAAFQRSHGLTADGIIGPNTWNKLVRTVGQGANGSAVKAAQAQLAGYGNRIVVDGAFGPATRNATAAFQRSHGLTADGVVGPKTWNKLVNGTKTTQPAPTTPAPANGRLTQRQALTQLAAAGIKAPVGRTSLAGVRARTVQGVIALKKASGGCTIVITGGTESGHSTRGNHSHAGGYKLDLRTRDEGSCVTNWIKTTQRKGAPRGTDARWHGTLNGISAEYVYEVPRSGGVHWDITFI